In a genomic window of Nostoc sp. UHCC 0870:
- a CDS encoding metallophosphoesterase family protein, with amino-acid sequence MKLISEPSIPVKIQKMKERVRWEHPSIKQRGIDQTSMVIDDNRDDNPEFSFLVMGDSGTKPHYGNHPQRLVAELMLQHKDECSFVLHTGDVIYVVGSHEYYPANFIEPYREFLVGGEQPQNIACDRMIFNLPFLPVLGNHDYYDVPFLYRLITGSTLRLRRMLRYKDFEIGWHGSNQGDAYAKAFLDYLATASPEELHRHLDNHYTAKTDTGRCLRYVPGEFTRVPNRYYSFRYGGIDFFALDSNTFNTPSPLPSTKAGDVYRRELQQRRQEIDREEELILVQCDKLNPDNPADAEQLDDFSAKLDQINEIKIDIEKQLASHDNPPTDWEQLDWLRSRLIESWHNSEVRGRIIFFHHPPYVTEASKWHQAQTLAVRHRLREVFNQVAKTLGTLVQDRPLVDLIFNGHAHCLEYLRTVDTGHADSHLNCLISGGSGHRPRRQRREGNELMEIFHDTSGSTLRKVADSLLYVGRHGQGLEKRLSYSCVRVDVQEGNLPKFIIRPLVAERVGGEWFQRELEKFVI; translated from the coding sequence ATGAAATTGATTTCCGAACCGTCAATTCCCGTCAAAATTCAAAAAATGAAAGAACGAGTGCGATGGGAACATCCCAGCATTAAGCAACGGGGAATTGACCAAACCAGCATGGTGATAGACGATAACCGGGACGACAACCCGGAATTTTCTTTTTTAGTCATGGGTGATAGCGGTACAAAACCCCATTACGGAAATCATCCCCAAAGATTAGTCGCCGAACTCATGCTTCAACACAAAGATGAATGCAGTTTTGTCTTACATACCGGCGATGTGATTTATGTGGTCGGTTCTCATGAATATTACCCAGCGAATTTTATCGAACCATACCGGGAATTTTTGGTGGGTGGTGAGCAACCCCAAAATATTGCTTGCGATCGCATGATATTTAATCTACCCTTTTTACCAGTGCTAGGCAATCATGATTACTACGATGTCCCTTTTTTGTACCGCTTAATCACAGGTAGCACCTTACGACTACGGCGAATGCTGCGTTACAAAGATTTTGAGATTGGTTGGCATGGTTCTAATCAAGGTGATGCCTATGCTAAAGCCTTCCTTGATTATCTCGCCACCGCATCCCCAGAAGAATTACACCGTCATTTAGACAATCACTACACCGCAAAAACTGACACAGGTCGCTGTCTGCGTTATGTACCGGGAGAGTTTACCCGTGTCCCCAACCGTTATTACAGTTTCCGTTACGGTGGGATAGATTTTTTCGCCCTTGATTCCAATACCTTTAATACACCCTCTCCCCTCCCTAGCACCAAAGCCGGAGATGTATACCGCCGGGAATTACAACAGCGTCGCCAAGAAATAGATAGAGAAGAAGAATTAATCTTAGTACAATGCGACAAACTCAACCCAGATAACCCCGCCGACGCAGAACAACTGGATGACTTCAGCGCGAAGTTAGACCAAATCAACGAAATCAAAATCGACATTGAAAAACAACTCGCCTCTCACGATAACCCTCCCACCGACTGGGAACAATTAGACTGGTTACGCAGCCGACTAATCGAGTCTTGGCACAATTCCGAAGTGCGGGGAAGAATTATCTTTTTCCACCATCCCCCCTATGTCACCGAAGCCAGCAAATGGCATCAAGCCCAAACCTTGGCGGTGCGTCACCGTCTACGCGAGGTGTTTAATCAAGTGGCAAAAACTCTCGGTACTTTAGTCCAAGACCGTCCCCTAGTAGATTTAATTTTCAACGGACACGCCCATTGTTTAGAATATCTCCGCACCGTAGACACTGGACACGCTGATTCTCACCTCAACTGTCTTATTTCTGGTGGTAGCGGTCATCGTCCCCGTCGTCAGCGTCGAGAGGGGAATGAGTTGATGGAAATTTTTCATGATACTTCTGGTAGTACCCTACGGAAAGTTGCCGACTCATTACTTTATGTTGGTCGTCATGGCCAGGGGTTAGAAAAGCGGCTATCATACTCCTGCGTGCGGGTTGATGTCCAAGAGGGGAATCTACCTAAATTTATTATCAGACCTTTGGTAGCAGAACGGGTTGGGGGCGAGTGGTTTCAGCGTGAGTTAGAAAAGTTTGTGATTTAA
- a CDS encoding ABC transporter ATP-binding protein, whose translation MKSKKQRHPLRQSLAVFRYSGRAINLVWTTSQTLTIILASLTLCAGLFPAAIAYLGKLIVDGVVLASQGNAEGNIYAPLLYVGLEAIAVALLAGSQRGLIICQSLLRVLLGQRVNVLILKKALTLDLTHFENSEFYDKLTNARREASVRPLSLVNRTFGLVQNALSLITFGFLLVKFSIWAVIVLIVAAMPAFIAETRFAGEAFRLFSWRAPETRQQHYIENLLAREDFATEVKLYQLGDMLLGRYRNVFRQLYNEDRNLTIRRGMWGYLLGLVSTVAFYIAYAWIVIEAVVGRISLGDMTMYLTVFRQGQSTFANALTSIGGMYEDNLYLSNLYDFLEEKVTQPWGKITKGIDTQDGIRFENVTFTYPGSSQPALRNISLHLKPGEKLAIVGENGSGKTTLIKLLTRLYTPDSGRILLDGVDLQSWNVDALRQRIGVIFQNFVRYQFTVGENIGVGDVDSLDDTTRWQIAAQKGNAHSFIERLPQQFQTQLGKWFKSGQELSGGQWQKIALARAFMRTQADILVLDEPTSAIDAQAEYEIFNHFRTLTQNQMVFLISHRFSTVRMADKILVIENGEVREQGTHEELLAREGLYAKLFLLQAAGYQ comes from the coding sequence ATGAAGAGTAAAAAGCAACGTCACCCCCTGCGTCAATCACTGGCTGTTTTCCGTTATAGCGGACGGGCGATAAATTTGGTGTGGACTACTAGCCAGACTTTGACAATTATTCTAGCTAGTTTAACTTTATGTGCTGGTCTGTTTCCTGCTGCGATCGCCTATCTCGGTAAACTAATTGTAGATGGCGTAGTTTTGGCATCTCAAGGGAATGCAGAAGGGAATATTTATGCACCTTTATTGTATGTCGGCTTAGAGGCGATCGCAGTAGCTTTGTTGGCAGGTTCTCAACGGGGACTAATCATCTGTCAGTCACTATTGCGGGTGTTACTCGGTCAGCGAGTCAATGTGTTAATCCTCAAAAAAGCCCTGACTTTAGATTTGACTCACTTTGAAAACTCAGAATTTTACGACAAATTAACCAACGCCCGACGAGAAGCATCAGTACGTCCCCTCTCTTTAGTTAACCGTACCTTTGGCTTAGTCCAAAATGCCCTTTCTCTCATCACCTTCGGCTTTTTGTTAGTCAAATTCTCGATTTGGGCAGTAATTGTCTTAATTGTCGCAGCAATGCCAGCTTTCATAGCCGAAACTCGCTTTGCTGGGGAAGCTTTCCGTCTATTTAGTTGGCGTGCGCCAGAAACTCGCCAACAGCATTATATAGAAAATCTTTTAGCTAGAGAAGACTTTGCCACCGAAGTCAAACTCTACCAACTAGGAGATATGCTTTTAGGGCGTTACCGCAACGTATTTCGGCAACTCTACAACGAAGACCGCAATTTAACCATCCGTCGGGGAATGTGGGGATACCTTCTAGGTTTAGTTAGTACCGTAGCCTTTTACATCGCCTACGCTTGGATTGTCATAGAAGCAGTAGTCGGAAGAATTTCTTTAGGTGATATGACTATGTATCTCACAGTCTTTCGCCAAGGACAATCTACCTTTGCTAATGCTCTGACTTCCATTGGTGGTATGTATGAAGATAACCTCTATCTCTCCAACCTTTACGATTTCTTAGAAGAAAAAGTCACTCAACCCTGGGGTAAAATCACTAAAGGTATTGATACCCAAGACGGTATCCGCTTTGAAAACGTCACTTTCACCTATCCAGGAAGTTCTCAACCCGCCTTAAGAAACATTTCCCTACATTTAAAACCAGGCGAAAAATTAGCAATTGTCGGTGAAAACGGTTCTGGAAAGACCACCCTAATTAAACTCCTCACCCGACTCTATACCCCAGACTCCGGCAGAATTTTATTAGATGGCGTAGATTTGCAATCATGGAATGTAGACGCACTGCGTCAACGCATCGGCGTAATATTCCAGAACTTTGTCCGTTATCAGTTCACCGTCGGCGAAAATATTGGTGTCGGGGATGTAGACAGCCTTGATGATACAACCCGTTGGCAAATAGCCGCCCAAAAAGGCAACGCCCATAGTTTTATCGAACGCTTACCCCAACAATTCCAAACCCAACTAGGAAAATGGTTCAAAAGCGGACAAGAATTATCAGGCGGACAATGGCAGAAAATCGCCCTAGCCCGTGCATTCATGCGGACTCAAGCAGACATTTTAGTTCTAGACGAACCCACCTCAGCCATAGATGCCCAAGCCGAGTATGAGATATTCAATCATTTTCGCACCCTTACCCAAAATCAAATGGTATTTTTGATATCTCACCGCTTTTCAACAGTCAGGATGGCAGACAAAATCCTAGTAATTGAAAATGGGGAAGTAAGAGAACAAGGAACTCATGAAGAATTATTAGCCCGTGAAGGACTATATGCCAAATTATTTTTATTACAGGCAGCTGGTTATCAGTAG
- a CDS encoding FAD-binding oxidoreductase, which translates to MTAIASTLASIVGVENTVDPQDNLNIPHIAGGKSPSCIVYPQTPAQLASVIATADRNNWRILPCGSGSKLNWGGLAENIDVVVSTERLNQLIEHAVGDLTVTVEAGMKFSHLQKILADTRQFLALDPSNPELATIGGIVATADTNSLRQRYGSVRDQLLGMTFIRADGEIAKAGGRVVKNVAGYDLMKLFTGSYGTLGIISQVTFRVYPLQEASGTVVLTGDAGAISQAANTLRGSALTPTQADLLSMQLVSSLGLGAGMGLIARFQSLDESVKEQSHRVLELGQTLGLEGAVFSGADEDSLWERLSKQIHHPATDAAITCKIGILPTAAVEMLTGVEIGLVHLSSGLGVVQVKDQNQVLKVRSLCQSYNGFLTVIQAPVAVKSQIDVWGYTGNALPLMRGIKEQFDRKNILSPGRFVGGI; encoded by the coding sequence ATGACAGCCATTGCTTCTACTCTTGCATCTATCGTTGGCGTAGAAAATACCGTTGACCCACAAGACAATCTTAATATCCCACATATCGCTGGCGGCAAATCCCCCAGTTGTATTGTCTATCCCCAAACCCCAGCACAGTTAGCTTCAGTTATCGCCACAGCTGACCGTAATAACTGGCGTATCCTACCTTGTGGTAGTGGGAGTAAACTCAATTGGGGTGGTTTAGCTGAAAATATTGATGTTGTCGTTAGTACGGAACGTCTTAACCAACTGATTGAACACGCCGTGGGTGATTTGACTGTCACCGTGGAAGCTGGGATGAAGTTTTCCCACCTCCAAAAGATTTTGGCAGATACGCGGCAATTTCTCGCCCTTGACCCTTCAAATCCAGAGTTAGCAACCATTGGCGGGATTGTGGCTACTGCTGATACAAATTCTCTGCGCCAACGTTATGGTAGTGTCCGCGACCAGCTTTTAGGTATGACATTTATCCGCGCTGATGGAGAAATCGCTAAAGCTGGCGGACGGGTAGTTAAGAATGTGGCTGGCTATGATTTGATGAAGTTGTTTACTGGATCATACGGTACATTGGGAATTATTAGCCAAGTAACTTTTCGCGTGTATCCCCTACAAGAAGCATCGGGAACGGTGGTGTTGACTGGTGATGCTGGGGCTATTTCTCAAGCTGCTAATACTTTACGCGGTTCGGCTTTGACACCAACTCAAGCAGATTTGTTATCTATGCAATTAGTTTCTAGCTTGGGTTTGGGCGCAGGAATGGGATTAATTGCCCGTTTTCAAAGTTTAGATGAGAGTGTGAAGGAACAGTCCCATCGCGTTTTAGAACTAGGGCAAACGTTAGGATTAGAAGGGGCAGTTTTTTCTGGTGCAGATGAAGACAGTCTATGGGAGAGATTGTCAAAACAAATACATCATCCTGCCACAGATGCGGCAATTACCTGCAAAATAGGAATATTACCGACTGCGGCTGTGGAGATGTTGACTGGAGTGGAAATTGGACTGGTTCATCTCAGTAGTGGTTTGGGTGTAGTGCAAGTTAAGGATCAAAATCAGGTTTTAAAAGTGCGATCGCTTTGTCAATCTTACAATGGCTTTTTAACAGTGATTCAAGCACCTGTGGCGGTGAAATCACAAATAGATGTGTGGGGATACACGGGTAATGCTTTGCCGTTGATGCGCGGCATTAAGGAACAGTTTGATAGGAAAAATATTTTAAGTCCTGGTCGGTTTGTTGGTGGGATTTAA
- a CDS encoding (Fe-S)-binding protein, translated as MQVSENSTNNIASLKNLNGFDENHPPDPKLIDSCVHCGFCLATCPSYRVIGKEMDSPRGRIYLMDAINEGEIALNTATVEHFDSCLGCLACVSTCPSGVQYDKLISATRHQVERNYSRSFSDKLVRQLIFSLFPNPDILRIFLIPLFIYQKLGFPKLVRATGLLKKISPRLAAMEAILPEITVKSFQDNLPTVIPAQGKKRYRVGVILGCVQRLFFSPVNEATVRVLTANGCEVVIPQSQGCCAALPEHQGQTEQAQALARQMIDSFADTGVDYVIINAAGCGHTLKEYGHILENDPEYRQKAQDFAAKVKDAQEFLATVGLTTKLSPLTDKPLNLVYQDACHLLHGQKISVQPRQLLKQIPGVSLKEPLDAALCCGSAGVYNMLQPEIAEELGKQKVQNLLNTGAELIASANPGCSLQITKHLQSQEQDISVMHPMELLDCSIRGVKLKI; from the coding sequence ATGCAAGTTTCAGAGAATTCTACTAATAATATTGCTAGTTTGAAGAATTTAAACGGGTTTGATGAGAATCATCCACCTGACCCGAAGTTAATAGATAGTTGTGTGCATTGTGGATTTTGTCTGGCGACTTGTCCTAGTTATCGGGTGATTGGGAAGGAGATGGATTCCCCTAGGGGACGTATCTATTTAATGGATGCAATTAATGAGGGGGAAATTGCTTTAAATACGGCTACTGTTGAACATTTTGATTCTTGTTTAGGGTGTCTGGCTTGTGTGTCTACTTGTCCTTCTGGTGTGCAGTATGACAAGTTAATTTCTGCTACTCGTCACCAAGTGGAACGCAATTATTCCCGCAGTTTCTCTGATAAGTTAGTTCGTCAACTGATATTTTCTTTATTTCCTAACCCGGATATTCTACGCATTTTTCTAATTCCCCTGTTTATTTATCAAAAGTTGGGTTTTCCTAAGCTTGTGCGTGCTACGGGGTTACTTAAAAAGATATCCCCCCGGTTGGCAGCAATGGAGGCAATTTTACCAGAAATTACGGTCAAATCTTTTCAAGATAATTTACCTACTGTTATTCCTGCACAGGGAAAGAAACGCTATCGAGTCGGGGTGATTTTGGGATGTGTCCAACGCTTATTTTTCTCTCCTGTGAATGAAGCAACGGTGAGAGTTTTAACGGCGAATGGCTGTGAAGTTGTGATTCCTCAATCTCAAGGTTGTTGTGCTGCACTACCCGAACACCAAGGACAAACGGAACAGGCGCAAGCCTTAGCTAGACAAATGATTGATAGCTTTGCTGATACTGGTGTAGATTATGTCATCATCAATGCTGCTGGTTGTGGTCATACTTTAAAAGAATACGGTCATATCTTAGAAAATGACCCAGAATATCGGCAGAAAGCCCAAGATTTTGCCGCTAAAGTTAAAGATGCTCAAGAGTTTTTAGCAACTGTTGGCTTAACAACAAAACTTTCACCATTGACAGATAAACCGTTGAATTTGGTCTATCAGGATGCTTGTCATTTATTGCATGGACAGAAGATTAGTGTACAACCACGGCAGTTATTAAAACAAATTCCAGGGGTGAGTTTAAAAGAACCCTTAGATGCAGCTTTGTGCTGTGGAAGTGCTGGGGTTTATAATATGCTGCAACCCGAAATTGCGGAAGAATTGGGTAAGCAAAAGGTGCAGAATTTATTAAATACTGGTGCTGAGTTAATCGCTTCTGCTAATCCTGGTTGTTCATTACAAATTACCAAGCATTTACAGTCTCAAGAACAGGACATTTCTGTGATGCACCCAATGGAATTATTGGATTGTTCTATTCGAGGTGTAAAGTTGAAAATATAG
- a CDS encoding cytochrome P450: MQLPDSPKMPKFMQLLQWISKPLQLMEASTKAHGDFFTLWLTKKQPIVFLSHPQAVQEIFTTHLEKLDSRGTAQLLQPLLGDNSLLLLSGETHQRQRKLLTPPFHGDRMKAYGDIITNITKDVISNWQIDTPFSVRDSMQEITLRVILQAVFGLHEGERYTQLQKGLFSILELTSSSLRSSLSFFPALQIDLGRWSPWGNFLRQRKEIDRLLFAEIQERRDHPDSSRSDILSLMMSARDENGEAMTDAELRDELMTLLVAGHETTASALTWALYWIHHLPPVREKLLAELDSFHHADLNEITRLPYLTAVCQETLRIYPIGMITIPRIVKSPIEIMGHQFEPGTMLVGCIYLIHRRPDLYPQPEQFQPERFLEKQYSLYEYLPFGGSNRRCLGMAFALFEMKLVLATVLSQIDLKLVANYPVKPIRRGVTLAPSGGKWLIATGERERVERSAVEV, from the coding sequence ATGCAACTTCCAGATAGTCCCAAAATGCCAAAATTTATGCAGCTATTGCAGTGGATTTCTAAACCATTGCAGCTAATGGAAGCATCTACCAAAGCTCATGGTGATTTTTTTACTCTCTGGCTAACTAAAAAACAGCCAATAGTATTTCTCAGCCATCCCCAAGCAGTTCAGGAGATTTTTACCACTCATTTAGAGAAGTTAGACTCTAGAGGTACAGCACAACTTTTACAACCACTATTAGGCGATAATTCTTTATTACTACTATCGGGTGAAACGCATCAACGCCAGAGAAAATTATTAACGCCGCCTTTTCATGGCGATCGCATGAAAGCTTACGGTGATATTATTACTAACATCACAAAAGATGTAATCAGTAATTGGCAAATTGATACACCTTTTTCTGTACGTGATTCTATGCAGGAAATTACGCTGCGGGTAATTTTGCAAGCGGTGTTTGGTCTACATGAAGGCGAACGTTATACACAGTTGCAAAAAGGCTTGTTTTCTATCTTGGAGTTAACATCTTCTTCCTTGCGTTCTTCTTTATCGTTTTTTCCCGCATTGCAGATAGATTTAGGTCGCTGGAGTCCTTGGGGGAATTTCCTGCGTCAACGAAAAGAAATTGACCGACTACTTTTCGCAGAGATTCAAGAACGCAGAGATCATCCAGATTCATCCCGTAGCGATATCCTCTCTTTAATGATGTCAGCTCGTGATGAAAATGGGGAAGCGATGACTGATGCAGAGTTACGTGATGAATTAATGACTCTACTCGTCGCCGGTCATGAAACTACAGCCTCAGCTTTAACATGGGCATTATACTGGATTCATCATCTACCGCCAGTGCGGGAAAAACTTTTAGCTGAGTTAGATAGTTTTCATCATGCAGATTTGAATGAAATTACTCGCCTTCCTTATTTGACGGCTGTATGTCAAGAAACACTCCGCATTTACCCCATTGGGATGATTACTATCCCGCGCATTGTCAAGTCACCTATAGAAATTATGGGTCATCAATTTGAGCCGGGAACAATGTTAGTTGGGTGTATTTATTTAATTCATCGTCGTCCAGATTTATATCCTCAACCTGAACAATTCCAGCCAGAAAGGTTTTTAGAAAAGCAATATTCACTGTATGAATATCTACCTTTTGGCGGGAGTAATCGCCGTTGTTTGGGTATGGCTTTTGCGCTGTTTGAAATGAAGTTAGTGTTGGCGACAGTATTATCTCAAATCGATTTAAAATTAGTGGCGAATTATCCAGTTAAACCTATTCGTCGAGGGGTAACTTTAGCACCTTCTGGTGGTAAGTGGTTAATTGCAACTGGAGAAAGAGAAAGGGTGGAAAGGTCTGCTGTTGAGGTTTAG
- a CDS encoding cation:proton antiporter, translated as MVDIYILDLLIIGLLLLVVTLGSGWITRLPLSFALIYLLVGMFLGSEGLEMIQLRENNVFNAKVLERLTEFVVIISVFSCGLKIIHPMRLRVWNITARLIGFLMPFSILGLAIVGRLFLGMNWGEGILLGAILAPTDPVLASEVQLTDTNDKDELRFGLTSEGGLNDALAFPFVYFGIYAIQDNNWHNWLKDWLIIDLIWAIAAAIVMGFLVAKVIVLVDEKIQKKRVVDESMEDFIAISAILITYSLTETINGYGFLAVFVAGLIIQDSYRDPHKPMAQLEFIERLEKLLEVGTILLLGSILLWQPMLNYASQSVIVIVFLFLVIRPVGAWLSTIGQRPLHSHRRSFHPATRLLFGWFGIRGVGSLYYLAYAFSHGLKGEVSEQISWITYTTIVASVVVHGISATPLMNWYEHQVATKISVPHITVNELEDNSEN; from the coding sequence ATGGTAGATATTTATATTCTTGACCTACTGATTATTGGTCTACTGTTACTAGTAGTAACACTAGGTTCAGGTTGGATTACACGCTTACCACTTTCTTTTGCACTTATATATCTATTGGTAGGTATGTTTTTAGGTTCTGAAGGCTTAGAAATGATCCAATTGAGAGAAAATAATGTATTTAATGCCAAAGTCCTGGAAAGATTAACAGAATTTGTCGTAATTATTTCTGTATTTAGCTGTGGCTTAAAAATCATTCATCCTATGCGCTTGCGAGTGTGGAATATTACAGCGCGGCTGATTGGGTTTTTAATGCCATTTTCTATCTTGGGACTGGCGATTGTTGGCAGATTATTTTTAGGAATGAATTGGGGAGAAGGGATTTTATTAGGAGCAATTCTTGCACCCACTGACCCGGTATTGGCTTCAGAAGTACAACTAACAGATACTAATGATAAAGATGAGCTACGCTTTGGTTTAACCTCTGAAGGAGGATTGAATGATGCTTTGGCTTTTCCCTTTGTTTATTTTGGAATTTATGCCATTCAAGATAATAATTGGCATAACTGGTTAAAAGACTGGTTAATAATTGATTTAATTTGGGCGATCGCAGCAGCTATTGTGATGGGTTTTTTAGTAGCTAAAGTCATAGTGTTAGTTGATGAAAAAATTCAAAAAAAGCGTGTTGTTGATGAATCAATGGAAGATTTTATTGCTATTAGTGCAATCTTAATAACCTATTCTTTAACAGAAACTATCAATGGCTATGGATTTTTAGCTGTCTTTGTGGCTGGCTTGATTATCCAAGACAGTTACAGAGATCCTCACAAGCCAATGGCACAATTAGAATTTATTGAACGACTCGAAAAATTATTGGAAGTAGGGACAATTTTATTATTGGGGTCAATATTATTATGGCAACCAATGCTTAATTATGCTTCTCAATCTGTAATAGTCATAGTCTTCTTATTCTTAGTTATTCGACCTGTAGGAGCTTGGCTTAGTACAATTGGTCAACGTCCTCTACATTCCCACCGCCGTAGTTTTCACCCTGCAACTCGGTTGCTATTTGGTTGGTTTGGTATTCGTGGTGTAGGCTCTTTATATTATCTAGCCTATGCGTTTAGTCATGGGCTAAAAGGAGAAGTTAGTGAACAAATTTCTTGGATAACTTACACCACTATTGTAGCTTCCGTAGTTGTACATGGCATTTCTGCTACGCCCTTAATGAATTGGTATGAACATCAAGTAGCCACAAAAATATCAGTTCCTCACATTACTGTGAATGAATTAGAAGATAATTCTGAAAATTAG
- a CDS encoding collagen-like protein, whose amino-acid sequence MYKGLRRKLPLLLTFCLFTSLLPASGSVFCPAVADERYEDYGRNGNNGTHGQQGRNGRDGESKTVVINGSPINLDLSGAPGEDGEDGEHGYRSSCRQPERNSNRDITAPHGGNGGNGGRGGNGGNGGNITVYYTNLADLQKIFVRANPGDSGRGGRGGRGVAGCRCRRRSWEIETCTGTPGSPDYKCTKKRYRCYNGRDGRDGNDASDGKRGNLGILSIVNSQQNLPEETPSITLPISELASKQLNLSKHKWNLRQGAASLLAPGSIIADEYREFEQRLETAFELVWRERQPITSFGNQAVKVSLNDSKQVEVNFPEDVWVEGSSSSEADLTKFTINHAILKKDVARLAVSEFADAGENLNLKIVDLAAKSDVIETQFRVKFRVKDNISGFLDYQTQYEGDIPAELITRDYNRFILALGKLKIGRENLRPGVNVDIEVVATRSLGERSVKQTINWQGAIRKPIKIEK is encoded by the coding sequence ATGTACAAAGGTTTGAGGCGTAAGCTACCGCTACTATTAACATTCTGCCTATTTACCAGCTTGTTACCTGCTTCCGGCTCAGTTTTCTGCCCCGCCGTAGCTGATGAGCGATACGAAGATTATGGCAGAAATGGTAACAACGGTACTCATGGACAACAGGGTAGAAATGGCCGTGATGGTGAAAGTAAAACTGTTGTAATTAATGGTTCACCCATCAATCTTGACCTATCAGGCGCACCTGGGGAAGATGGGGAAGATGGAGAACACGGTTATCGGTCTAGCTGTCGTCAACCAGAACGCAATTCCAACCGAGATATTACAGCACCTCATGGTGGGAATGGTGGGAATGGTGGAAGAGGAGGAAACGGCGGAAACGGCGGTAATATCACCGTTTATTATACAAATTTGGCAGATTTACAAAAAATCTTCGTGCGTGCAAACCCTGGTGACAGTGGACGTGGGGGACGGGGTGGACGTGGCGTAGCTGGTTGTCGGTGTCGGCGGCGCAGTTGGGAGATAGAAACCTGTACAGGAACTCCTGGTAGCCCTGATTATAAATGTACAAAGAAACGCTATAGGTGTTATAACGGCAGGGACGGGCGAGATGGTAATGATGCTAGCGATGGCAAACGGGGAAATCTAGGAATTTTGAGTATTGTTAATAGTCAGCAAAACTTGCCAGAAGAAACACCCAGTATTACCCTACCAATATCAGAACTAGCAAGTAAACAGCTAAATCTCTCAAAACACAAGTGGAATCTCCGCCAGGGTGCAGCATCTCTACTAGCTCCTGGTTCTATAATTGCTGATGAGTATCGAGAATTTGAGCAACGTTTAGAAACCGCTTTTGAATTGGTTTGGCGAGAAAGACAACCTATTACTAGCTTTGGTAATCAAGCGGTGAAAGTCAGTTTAAATGATAGTAAGCAAGTAGAAGTAAATTTTCCTGAAGATGTTTGGGTTGAGGGTAGCAGTAGTAGCGAGGCTGACTTAACAAAGTTTACAATTAATCATGCCATTTTGAAAAAAGATGTCGCCAGGTTAGCAGTATCAGAATTTGCTGATGCAGGTGAAAACCTAAATTTAAAAATAGTTGATTTAGCCGCTAAGTCTGATGTGATTGAGACTCAATTTCGTGTCAAATTTCGGGTAAAGGATAACATTTCTGGGTTCTTAGATTATCAAACTCAATACGAAGGGGACATTCCCGCCGAACTTATCACCCGTGATTACAACCGTTTTATCCTAGCTTTAGGTAAATTGAAAATCGGCAGAGAAAATTTACGTCCTGGTGTCAACGTTGATATTGAAGTTGTCGCAACTCGTTCCTTGGGAGAACGTTCTGTCAAGCAAACAATTAATTGGCAAGGTGCTATCCGTAAGCCGATAAAAATTGAAAAATAA